One Faecalispora anaeroviscerum genomic window carries:
- a CDS encoding GNAT family N-acetyltransferase, with product MNVTIEYNCEQINWEELATVIETAGLSPHPPETFRKAFENSFAVVFLRDGKRLIGCGRALSDATFQSAIYDIALLPEYHGQGLGRTLLEEMLRQLPDSNVILYASPGKETFYERFGFGRLKTGMGKFLNPERIRQRGMLE from the coding sequence ATGAACGTTACCATTGAGTACAACTGTGAGCAGATTAACTGGGAGGAGCTGGCCACTGTCATCGAAACCGCGGGCCTTTCCCCTCACCCACCCGAAACATTCCGTAAAGCGTTTGAAAACAGCTTTGCCGTCGTTTTTCTGCGGGATGGGAAACGCTTGATCGGCTGCGGACGCGCTCTTTCCGACGCAACGTTTCAGTCCGCTATTTACGACATCGCTCTGCTGCCCGAATATCATGGGCAGGGACTTGGCAGAACCCTACTGGAGGAGATGCTTCGGCAGCTGCCGGACAGTAATGTAATATTATACGCGTCCCCGGGAAAAGAAACCTTTTACGAGCGCTTCGGCTTCGGCCGTCTGAAAACCGGAATGGGGAAATTTCTCAATCCGGAACGCATTCGTCAAAGAGGGATGCTCGAATAA
- a CDS encoding GGDEF domain-containing protein codes for MGSEIRELKNSSSEMFQNWNQSIVMVRRLAGEKRLRSCVLQISDRCLALFGYTRKEFEEKFQQDYNRLVHPEDRQAFHSSVEKQTAATGFFYAKYRVFTKDNREIYCMEYGVQNEDGSLVCTLMEVTNEVTQCNQAKKAKARLEALIRGVAGGVLIAGFNQKKFTYIDASDGYFRIFGYTREQYQQLERSSTGICSVYAGNHQKMFREILEWLSKGAGRPLTSEYKIQRKDGSSAWITAQISVIEKTQNGWEIQMLISDNTMYRKIMHELQHDQRNITQQSISDDILFDYDVITDTLHLSDNVKLIGVPAVINQYSEKALQKKSVYPADIPVFQHFIKNLRNNIKVSNTILRFQHKDGRYYWYHLIGATITDDSGRITKMVGKAVNMNRQKEEMLELVERAQRDPFTKLYNKTMTETLVRQSLSYESDRSHAILVIDIDNFKEINDTYGHLHGDAVLVEFSRILKLNFEDKGVVGRIGGDEFLVFLRGEKSLDTIRQKAQEVCQMFQQAESLSNMQHLLSASVGVSLFPQDGTAYEELFHKADQALYVAKRHGKGDMVFYSDITQLKRDSGTSEPASLVTEIRRDITPDYRVDPHLVFEATEELLSSGGSPDGMGPVLRMIGRVLSVGRVYLAECSEDHLQCTIACEWCAPNVEPVFGRSQKVAFDELRLHYQRFDEWGLFRCYDVQEAEDTYFLKQSPSTRSTLHCVLYDQRGSIRGFVGCDDVTTNRTWNQTESMSLTVLAGLISRFAYYYKEAKEHPKKTRSRSSKTKEE; via the coding sequence ATGGGGAGCGAAATCCGGGAGTTAAAGAATTCCAGTTCTGAAATGTTTCAGAACTGGAATCAAAGTATTGTAATGGTTCGCAGATTAGCAGGAGAAAAGAGGCTGCGGTCTTGCGTTTTGCAGATCAGCGACCGATGCCTTGCACTCTTTGGCTATACGAGAAAAGAATTCGAAGAAAAGTTCCAACAAGACTACAATAGACTGGTGCATCCGGAAGACCGGCAGGCTTTTCATTCTTCTGTGGAAAAGCAGACTGCCGCGACCGGATTTTTTTACGCCAAGTACCGTGTTTTTACAAAAGACAACCGTGAAATTTACTGCATGGAATATGGGGTTCAAAACGAGGATGGCTCTCTTGTGTGTACGCTCATGGAAGTGACAAATGAAGTCACTCAGTGTAATCAAGCGAAAAAGGCCAAGGCTCGTCTGGAAGCCTTAATTCGAGGGGTTGCGGGCGGTGTTTTGATCGCTGGATTTAATCAAAAGAAATTTACCTATATTGATGCTTCCGACGGCTATTTCCGAATTTTCGGCTACACCAGAGAGCAGTATCAGCAGCTTGAGCGTTCCTCAACGGGAATCTGTAGTGTCTATGCGGGAAACCATCAGAAGATGTTTCGCGAAATTCTGGAGTGGCTTTCTAAGGGGGCTGGCCGTCCGCTCACAAGCGAGTATAAAATCCAACGAAAAGACGGTTCCTCCGCCTGGATAACGGCGCAGATTTCTGTGATAGAAAAAACTCAGAACGGCTGGGAAATTCAGATGCTGATAAGTGACAACACAATGTACCGCAAGATTATGCATGAGCTTCAGCATGATCAGCGCAACATTACTCAGCAAAGCATTTCAGACGATATTCTGTTTGATTACGATGTGATTACAGATACACTCCATTTGTCTGACAATGTCAAGCTAATCGGGGTGCCTGCTGTTATCAATCAGTACAGTGAGAAAGCACTGCAAAAGAAAAGCGTGTATCCCGCAGATATTCCCGTCTTTCAACATTTCATTAAAAATCTTCGAAACAATATCAAGGTATCCAATACCATCCTGCGCTTTCAGCATAAGGATGGCAGATACTATTGGTATCATCTGATTGGGGCTACGATTACAGACGATTCCGGTCGCATTACCAAAATGGTGGGCAAGGCCGTTAATATGAATCGCCAGAAGGAAGAAATGCTCGAGCTGGTGGAACGCGCCCAGAGGGACCCGTTTACCAAGCTGTACAATAAAACCATGACCGAAACGCTGGTTCGCCAATCTCTTTCTTATGAATCGGATCGCAGCCATGCGATTCTGGTGATCGATATCGATAACTTTAAAGAGATCAACGACACTTACGGCCATTTGCACGGAGACGCTGTATTGGTGGAATTTTCGCGGATTTTAAAGCTAAACTTTGAAGACAAAGGGGTAGTTGGCCGAATCGGCGGCGACGAGTTCCTTGTTTTTCTGCGTGGAGAAAAGAGTCTGGATACCATCCGCCAAAAGGCACAGGAGGTCTGCCAAATGTTTCAGCAGGCCGAATCCCTGTCGAACATGCAGCACCTTCTCAGCGCCAGCGTGGGTGTTTCCCTTTTTCCTCAGGATGGAACCGCCTATGAGGAGCTGTTCCACAAGGCTGATCAGGCGCTGTATGTTGCCAAACGCCACGGCAAGGGCGACATGGTGTTTTATTCTGACATCACTCAACTGAAGCGTGATTCGGGGACTTCAGAACCTGCGTCTCTGGTGACGGAGATTCGCCGCGACATTACGCCGGATTACCGGGTTGATCCACACCTTGTGTTTGAAGCGACAGAAGAGCTTCTCTCCTCAGGTGGAAGCCCCGACGGAATGGGGCCGGTTTTGAGGATGATTGGCCGTGTTCTCAGCGTTGGCCGGGTGTATTTGGCGGAATGCTCAGAGGATCACCTGCAATGTACGATCGCGTGTGAATGGTGTGCGCCGAATGTGGAGCCGGTTTTCGGCAGATCGCAGAAGGTTGCGTTTGATGAGCTGAGGCTTCATTATCAGCGCTTCGACGAATGGGGACTGTTCCGCTGTTATGATGTGCAGGAGGCTGAGGATACCTACTTCCTGAAACAGAGCCCTTCCACACGCTCTACACTGCACTGTGTGCTGTACGATCAGCGGGGAAGCATTCGCGGCTTTGTAGGCTGCGACGATGTGACGACCAACCGCACATGGAATCAGACGGAATCCATGTCGCTGACGGTACTGGCAGGACTCATCAGCCGCTTTGCCTACTATTATAAGGAAGCCAAAGAGCACCCTAAAAAGACGCGCTCTCGCAGTTCCAAAACAAAGGAAGAATAA
- a CDS encoding DedA family protein — protein MQEWIIQTMNQFGYIGIMLLIAVENIFPPIPSEVILTFGGFLTTYTDMKVWGVVLAATVGAVIGALVLYSIGRFFPPERIEGWLDGRLGQILHFKRQDVERAAQWFQKKGRITVFVCRFIPIIRSLISIPAGMTKMSMGVFLLYTAAGTFLWNTVLVHLGAFAGESWESVAQFINLYAHATLIILIVLFIVGAIFFYKTRISKKNNKENV, from the coding sequence ATGCAGGAATGGATCATCCAGACCATGAATCAATTTGGCTATATTGGAATTATGCTGTTGATAGCCGTAGAGAATATATTTCCCCCGATTCCGTCCGAAGTGATTCTGACTTTCGGTGGGTTTCTGACCACATATACAGATATGAAGGTATGGGGTGTGGTGCTGGCGGCCACCGTCGGTGCAGTGATCGGCGCTTTGGTCTTGTACAGTATCGGGCGTTTTTTTCCGCCGGAGCGAATTGAAGGCTGGCTTGACGGACGCTTGGGCCAGATATTGCATTTTAAGCGCCAGGATGTAGAGCGTGCGGCACAGTGGTTTCAGAAGAAGGGAAGGATCACCGTATTTGTCTGCCGCTTTATTCCGATTATTCGCAGCCTGATTTCCATACCGGCGGGAATGACCAAAATGTCTATGGGTGTTTTCTTGCTGTATACCGCCGCAGGTACCTTTTTGTGGAACACGGTACTAGTGCATTTAGGAGCGTTCGCCGGTGAATCGTGGGAGAGTGTTGCACAGTTCATTAATCTGTACGCGCACGCCACTCTGATTATATTGATTGTACTGTTTATCGTTGGCGCGATTTTCTTCTACAAAACGAGGATATCGAAGAAAAACAATAAGGAAAATGTGTAA
- the galE gene encoding UDP-glucose 4-epimerase GalE, producing the protein MKNILVTGGAGFIGSHTCVELLQNGYDICVADNFSNSSPAALDAVRTITGRDFPSYCCDLLDEEHLGQIFEEQKIDAVIHFAGLKAVGESVQKPVLYYRNNVTGTLNLLQQMERHSVRRLVFSSSATVYGENNPIPYREDMPTGQTTNPYGTTKAMIEQILQDLCKSDSQWNTMLLRYFNPIGAHPSGLIGENPNGIPNNLMPYIMRVAQGSLPYLNVFGNDYPTCDGTGVRDYIHVCDLAIGHVKALDALFAQEGNSVYNLGTGHGSSVLEVVKAFEQESGVPVPYRFAPRRAGDLPEYYADATKAQKILGWQARYTLADMCRDSWNFIQKQGIEKKEAGDSE; encoded by the coding sequence ATGAAAAACATATTGGTAACCGGCGGCGCCGGTTTTATTGGAAGCCACACCTGCGTAGAGCTGCTGCAAAACGGCTACGATATTTGCGTTGCAGATAACTTCAGCAACTCTTCCCCTGCCGCTCTGGATGCGGTACGCACCATTACCGGCCGGGATTTTCCCTCCTATTGCTGCGATCTGCTGGATGAGGAGCACTTGGGGCAAATTTTTGAGGAACAGAAAATCGATGCAGTCATCCATTTTGCCGGCTTGAAGGCCGTGGGAGAAAGCGTTCAAAAGCCCGTCCTTTATTATCGCAATAACGTGACCGGAACCCTGAATCTGCTGCAGCAGATGGAGCGGCACAGTGTCAGGCGCCTGGTATTCAGCTCTTCCGCCACGGTGTATGGAGAAAACAATCCCATCCCTTATCGAGAGGATATGCCAACCGGACAGACCACAAATCCCTATGGCACAACCAAAGCAATGATTGAACAGATTTTGCAGGATCTTTGTAAGAGCGACAGCCAGTGGAACACCATGCTGCTGCGCTACTTTAATCCGATTGGCGCGCACCCCAGCGGACTGATCGGAGAAAACCCCAACGGCATCCCCAACAACCTGATGCCGTACATTATGCGGGTCGCACAGGGGTCTCTGCCTTATCTTAACGTCTTCGGCAACGACTACCCCACCTGTGACGGCACCGGTGTGCGGGACTATATCCACGTCTGCGACCTTGCCATCGGCCATGTCAAGGCCCTGGACGCACTTTTTGCGCAGGAGGGTAACAGTGTTTACAATCTGGGAACCGGGCATGGCAGCTCCGTCCTTGAGGTTGTAAAGGCCTTTGAGCAAGAATCGGGAGTTCCTGTTCCTTATCGGTTTGCTCCTCGTCGGGCCGGTGATCTGCCGGAATACTATGCCGACGCCACCAAAGCACAAAAAATACTGGGCTGGCAGGCCCGTTACACATTAGCCGATATGTGCCGTGACTCCTGGAATTTCATCCAAAAGCAAGGAATCGAGAAAAAGGAAGCAGGTGATTCGGAATGA
- a CDS encoding amidohydrolase family protein, translating to MIFDMHIHMFPDFLAGKALSGIGETSHVPPVTKATLSDTRGKLKEWGISCAAVMNIATRPEQQTNINNWAAEIQDAFFYCFGSVHPDAPDAVEELWRIRDLGLYGVKLHPEYQRFFVDDKKAYPIYDALQELGLPVTIHAGWDPVSPNVVRTPPKALAKIARDFPRMTIIAAHMGGMKRSDEAEDYLIGMENIYLDTSMSYLIVDPEQAKRMILHHGPERVLYASDCPWSLPLEQIHYLERLGLPDRMMEDICWNNARRLLGLDEISGQICLGTKRRIFR from the coding sequence ATGATTTTTGATATGCATATTCATATGTTCCCTGATTTCCTGGCCGGAAAAGCACTTTCCGGAATTGGCGAAACCAGTCATGTTCCCCCCGTAACCAAGGCAACGCTTTCCGACACTAGAGGCAAGCTGAAAGAGTGGGGAATTTCCTGCGCGGCCGTCATGAATATCGCCACCAGGCCGGAGCAGCAGACCAACATTAATAATTGGGCGGCAGAGATTCAGGACGCCTTTTTTTATTGCTTCGGCTCGGTTCATCCGGACGCCCCGGATGCCGTGGAGGAGCTTTGGCGCATTCGTGATCTGGGGCTTTACGGCGTAAAGCTGCACCCGGAATACCAGCGCTTTTTTGTCGACGACAAGAAAGCTTACCCGATTTACGACGCACTGCAAGAATTGGGGCTGCCCGTTACCATTCACGCAGGGTGGGACCCGGTTTCACCGAACGTGGTACGTACACCGCCAAAGGCTTTGGCAAAAATAGCGCGTGACTTTCCACGTATGACCATTATCGCAGCACATATGGGCGGAATGAAGCGCAGCGACGAAGCCGAGGATTATTTGATCGGCATGGAAAACATCTACCTCGACACCTCGATGTCTTACCTGATCGTAGACCCAGAGCAGGCCAAACGAATGATTCTGCACCACGGCCCGGAGAGGGTACTCTATGCCAGCGACTGCCCCTGGAGCCTGCCCTTGGAGCAGATACACTACCTGGAGCGGTTGGGGCTACCGGATCGGATGATGGAAGATATTTGCTGGAACAATGCCCGGCGCCTGTTGGGCCTGGACGAAATCTCCGGGCAAATTTGCCTCGGAACAAAACGGAGGATATTCCGATGA
- a CDS encoding AI-2E family transporter gives MNWEEILSDPKLWKMIRGKLIFFIVFTVGLIFFVFHIENVSFAISYILSLFWPLLVGIGVAYVVNVLVRFLENKVFYPLNKKGWKIWIKFRRSISILLAFAFLSLVVWLIIVYIVPEFISSLSFFSENLPTYINQFSQWLTNTANQFDWSQETQSLLKIDWTKPLEKITQTVSDLAGSLVSVTISVASGVISFVLSVIFSIYILFGKERLIRNIRRVLYAFLPKEKAQRLVAVGVLTNRIFSGFVTGQMTEAIIIGSLCYVGMSIMSLPYAVMISVIISMTSLIPILGAYLGGAMGAFVLLMINPVYSLWFLVFLVLLQQFEGNVIYPRVVGSSIGLPGIWVMVAILLFGNLFGIIGILLGVPLFSVFYALLRQETELKLKEKEISEDEVMGKPPVMVPEPGAGKSTPAPNEQVLDEHVESDRNSADPPNVD, from the coding sequence ATGAATTGGGAAGAAATCCTGTCGGATCCCAAGCTGTGGAAGATGATCCGCGGTAAGCTGATCTTTTTTATTGTGTTTACCGTTGGCCTGATTTTTTTTGTGTTTCATATTGAAAATGTGTCTTTTGCTATTTCTTACATTTTATCATTGTTTTGGCCGTTACTGGTCGGAATCGGCGTTGCATATGTGGTAAATGTTCTGGTGCGCTTTTTAGAGAACAAGGTGTTCTACCCCCTGAATAAAAAGGGGTGGAAAATATGGATTAAATTTCGGCGAAGTATCAGTATCCTGTTGGCATTTGCTTTTTTATCTTTGGTTGTGTGGTTGATCATTGTTTATATTGTGCCGGAATTCATCAGCTCTCTCAGCTTTTTTTCCGAGAATTTGCCCACTTATATCAACCAGTTTTCACAATGGCTGACCAATACGGCGAACCAATTCGACTGGAGTCAGGAAACCCAGAGTCTTTTGAAAATTGACTGGACAAAGCCGCTCGAAAAGATCACTCAAACGGTGAGTGATTTGGCCGGTTCGCTGGTGTCAGTTACCATCAGCGTGGCGTCCGGCGTGATTTCATTTGTGTTGAGTGTGATCTTTTCCATTTATATCCTGTTCGGAAAAGAGCGGCTGATTCGCAACATTCGCCGTGTACTGTACGCGTTTCTCCCCAAAGAGAAAGCGCAGCGCCTGGTTGCGGTGGGCGTGCTGACCAACCGAATTTTTTCGGGCTTTGTCACCGGGCAGATGACGGAGGCCATCATCATTGGCTCACTGTGTTATGTCGGCATGTCGATTATGAGTCTGCCTTACGCGGTGATGATCAGCGTAATTATTTCCATGACAAGTCTGATCCCGATTCTGGGAGCGTATTTGGGCGGGGCAATGGGTGCGTTTGTCCTGCTGATGATTAATCCTGTTTACAGCCTGTGGTTTCTTGTTTTCCTCGTGCTGCTTCAGCAGTTTGAGGGGAATGTGATCTATCCCCGTGTGGTGGGCAGTTCCATTGGTCTGCCCGGTATTTGGGTGATGGTTGCCATTTTGCTGTTTGGTAACCTGTTCGGTATTATTGGCATTTTGCTCGGAGTGCCGCTGTTTTCTGTGTTCTACGCTTTGCTGCGTCAGGAGACGGAGTTAAAGCTTAAGGAAAAAGAAATATCGGAAGATGAAGTGATGGGGAAGCCGCCTGTCATGGTGCCGGAGCCCGGCGCAGGTAAGAGCACTCCTGCACCAAACGAGCAGGTGTTGGACGAGCACGTGGAATCCGACCGGAATTCTGCCGATCCTCCAAATGTTGACTGA
- a CDS encoding COG1361 S-layer family protein — translation MKFQKIRSWAAFVLTAVLLLQMFPVKVSAEEPTVVDPEITSASVSPSTVQKGNSFEANIRFHHDDSTINNAGSAIVKVSSPNGAIRIKKNEFTITDFSETDAETAGGKYFSLYMPENYLTYSGPGPGVLQFAITYYTSKDASKGTEIATKNRIVIRKTLIAGEGSADNTVRVDESSSTPTIVSGTSATVAIPLISGNTLEDAQIEVAAPTDTKIMLTSAGAVYTMSFVSGEKKYLNLPLRVDSSVAAGIYPITLTINGNKVTAYLQVLDSAQGKGGVRIDSYKLDRSNIYSGSTFRMDLVLKNTGSQTYHNISAALDGLATDSLTVVGSLDRKSVTSLAPGATATVSFNMQAASKMETGNYAVGVNLTSDEVTEAVATKVFVSVVGTGDSTGGKPIIIIENYSFGGTSITGGKTFPLSLRFHNANTSTAIQNLKITISSTADEDTGGVFTPANSSNTFFISKLGAGASIDKSIELYPKADAKPKSYGIDVKFEYESAADTKHEQITSTETISIPLTQPDRFEVTNAEVQGPIQMGTDGQLAISYVNKGKSTVYNLSVLLEGNFTAPETNIYIGNVESGSSDSYDTNLTPAEEGTLQGKATITYEDPNGKTQTIVKEFSCEVQPAQPVDQGEMDGESSEPLPGQSSGIPVWGWLLGLALIAGGVAAAVLVRRKRAAKKKALLELEEDYDDIQPQVSEPEEEQHQNEDRS, via the coding sequence ATGAAATTTCAAAAAATCCGCTCTTGGGCGGCGTTTGTACTTACAGCGGTTCTGCTGTTGCAAATGTTTCCTGTAAAGGTATCTGCCGAAGAGCCTACGGTGGTGGATCCGGAAATAACCTCGGCGTCCGTTTCACCGTCTACAGTGCAGAAAGGCAATTCTTTTGAGGCCAATATTCGTTTCCATCATGACGATAGCACAATAAACAACGCGGGAAGTGCCATTGTTAAGGTGAGCAGCCCCAACGGTGCTATCCGGATCAAAAAAAATGAATTTACAATTACTGATTTTTCTGAGACAGATGCAGAAACCGCCGGAGGAAAATATTTTAGCCTGTATATGCCGGAAAACTACCTGACTTATTCCGGCCCCGGGCCCGGTGTGCTGCAATTTGCGATTACATATTACACAAGTAAGGATGCTTCCAAAGGGACCGAAATCGCAACCAAAAATAGAATCGTCATCCGCAAAACGCTGATTGCCGGGGAGGGCTCCGCTGACAATACCGTGCGTGTGGATGAAAGCAGTTCTACGCCGACGATCGTATCTGGAACCAGCGCAACCGTGGCAATTCCACTGATCAGCGGCAATACGCTCGAGGATGCGCAGATCGAGGTAGCCGCGCCGACTGATACAAAGATTATGCTTACCTCGGCCGGAGCCGTCTATACCATGAGTTTTGTGTCGGGAGAAAAGAAGTACCTCAACCTTCCGCTTCGTGTTGACTCTTCTGTTGCGGCAGGGATTTATCCGATCACTTTGACTATCAATGGCAACAAGGTGACAGCCTATCTTCAGGTGCTGGACAGCGCTCAGGGAAAAGGCGGAGTGAGGATCGATTCCTACAAGCTGGATCGGTCGAATATCTATTCCGGCAGCACCTTCCGCATGGATCTGGTGCTGAAAAATACCGGCAGCCAAACCTATCACAATATCAGCGCGGCTCTCGACGGCCTTGCGACAGACAGCCTTACCGTAGTCGGCTCGCTCGACCGTAAATCGGTTACGAGTTTGGCCCCCGGCGCGACCGCAACCGTTTCCTTTAACATGCAGGCTGCTTCTAAAATGGAAACGGGCAATTATGCGGTAGGGGTAAACCTCACTTCAGATGAGGTGACGGAAGCCGTTGCTACAAAGGTGTTTGTTTCTGTGGTGGGAACAGGTGATTCCACCGGCGGCAAACCAATCATTATCATTGAAAATTACAGCTTTGGAGGAACCTCTATTACCGGCGGAAAGACGTTCCCGCTGTCGCTTCGCTTTCACAACGCGAATACCAGCACAGCGATTCAGAACCTGAAAATCACCATTTCTTCTACTGCGGATGAAGATACCGGCGGCGTTTTTACACCGGCCAATTCCTCTAATACATTTTTTATTTCGAAGCTGGGAGCAGGAGCTTCCATAGATAAGTCTATTGAGCTGTACCCCAAGGCGGACGCAAAGCCAAAATCCTATGGGATCGATGTCAAGTTTGAATATGAGTCCGCGGCAGACACCAAGCATGAGCAGATTACGTCTACAGAAACGATTTCTATTCCGCTTACACAGCCGGATCGCTTTGAGGTGACGAATGCAGAGGTGCAAGGTCCGATCCAGATGGGAACGGATGGCCAGCTGGCTATCAGCTATGTCAATAAAGGAAAGAGTACGGTCTATAACCTTTCCGTGCTGCTGGAGGGTAACTTTACTGCTCCGGAGACGAATATTTACATTGGCAATGTGGAATCCGGCTCGTCGGACAGCTACGATACCAATCTAACCCCTGCGGAGGAAGGAACGCTGCAGGGCAAAGCCACGATCACCTACGAAGACCCCAACGGAAAAACACAAACAATTGTGAAAGAGTTCTCCTGTGAGGTTCAGCCGGCCCAGCCTGTGGATCAGGGTGAGATGGATGGAGAGTCCAGCGAGCCTTTGCCGGGGCAGTCCTCGGGAATTCCAGTGTGGGGATGGCTGCTCGGCCTGGCGCTGATTGCCGGGGGAGTTGCGGCCGCTGTTCTGGTTCGCCGCAAACGCGCGGCCAAGAAAAAGGCGCTTCTGGAACTGGAGGAGGACTACGACGATATACAGCCGCAGGTTTCGGAACCGGAGGAAGAACAGCATCAGAATGAGGATCGGTCATGA
- the fliS gene encoding flagellar export chaperone FliS, translating into MQSNAIFQYKQQSVSTMSRGEQLLLLFDEVLKNLHHSSLLMKQKDFVNSEKCTEKCKNIFQYLSSVLDFKYPVSKELYDLYYFCNQQIIRAEIRRDPQLLDDLLPLVNEMRDTWAQAEKLVHIKK; encoded by the coding sequence ATGCAAAGCAATGCGATTTTTCAATACAAACAGCAGTCTGTCTCTACTATGTCGCGCGGGGAACAGTTGCTTCTTCTGTTCGATGAAGTCTTAAAAAACCTTCACCATAGTTCTCTGCTAATGAAACAGAAGGATTTCGTCAATTCTGAAAAATGCACCGAAAAATGCAAAAATATTTTTCAGTACCTTTCTTCCGTGCTGGACTTTAAGTATCCTGTTTCAAAAGAACTGTATGATTTATACTATTTCTGCAATCAGCAAATCATTCGTGCAGAAATCCGCCGCGATCCTCAGCTTCTGGATGATTTGCTTCCGCTTGTCAATGAGATGCGCGATACCTGGGCACAGGCGGAAAAACTGGTCCATATAAAAAAATAA
- a CDS encoding ABC transporter permease has translation MKWNDMVSMCLNSLFKRKVRTLLTVAGVIIGTCAIVVMLSFGIGIKKSTDDMMQSMGDLTVIQIENYSPSPDAEPLDDSMLEKIRVLPGVQTLTPMFDVDSSAFQIRSGKYVYGGQVTGVYMDALSEFGYEMEAGKLPEGTVEEGSILFGHDALYNFYNSKKNSNNMVYPDPDASGKVPDPYVNPMKDKLELVLQKTDENNKKTVKPIKLKGLGVMAQDWNKNPSPGYSVFMDVKYARSLVSQYNKLNNIKVDKSKKFQYSSVVVKALDIKSVESVQDAIKALGFQTYSMDSMRESVEQQTRTIQMILGGLGAVSLLVAALGITNTMIMSIYERTREIGVMKVLGCVIGNIRAMFLIEAGMIGFIGGVVGLAFSYMLSFLLNTLAAGGGGFMGLGVSGQISIIPVWLALGALVFSTMVGLISGFSPANRAVKISALTAIRQE, from the coding sequence ATGAAATGGAATGATATGGTGTCTATGTGCCTGAACAGCCTGTTCAAGCGCAAGGTGCGCACATTATTAACAGTTGCAGGTGTTATCATTGGTACCTGCGCTATTGTGGTGATGCTTTCGTTCGGTATTGGCATCAAGAAGTCAACGGATGACATGATGCAGAGCATGGGGGATCTGACAGTAATTCAGATTGAGAATTACAGCCCCAGCCCCGACGCGGAGCCGCTCGACGATTCCATGCTGGAAAAGATTCGGGTGCTGCCGGGGGTACAGACTTTGACCCCGATGTTTGATGTGGATTCTTCCGCCTTTCAGATTCGCAGCGGCAAATATGTGTACGGCGGGCAGGTGACCGGCGTGTATATGGACGCTCTTTCGGAGTTTGGGTATGAGATGGAAGCGGGAAAGCTGCCGGAAGGAACCGTGGAGGAAGGCAGCATCCTATTTGGCCACGACGCTTTGTATAATTTCTACAACAGCAAAAAAAACAGCAATAATATGGTTTACCCAGACCCGGATGCGAGCGGAAAAGTTCCGGATCCATATGTGAACCCGATGAAGGATAAGCTTGAGCTGGTGCTGCAAAAGACCGACGAAAACAATAAAAAGACGGTAAAGCCCATCAAGCTCAAGGGGCTCGGTGTGATGGCGCAGGACTGGAACAAGAATCCATCGCCCGGTTACAGCGTGTTTATGGATGTGAAGTATGCGCGGTCCTTGGTATCTCAGTATAATAAGCTGAACAACATCAAGGTTGACAAATCGAAAAAATTTCAATACAGCAGCGTTGTGGTGAAAGCACTGGATATTAAGTCGGTGGAGTCTGTGCAGGATGCCATCAAGGCCCTTGGCTTTCAGACCTACAGCATGGACAGCATGCGCGAGTCTGTGGAGCAGCAGACCAGAACCATTCAGATGATTTTGGGCGGCCTGGGTGCGGTTTCGCTGTTGGTTGCGGCACTGGGAATCACCAATACCATGATCATGTCCATTTATGAGCGCACTCGTGAGATCGGCGTGATGAAGGTGCTTGGCTGTGTGATTGGCAATATTCGCGCCATGTTTTTAATCGAGGCCGGAATGATCGGTTTTATCGGCGGCGTGGTGGGTCTTGCTTTCAGCTATATGCTGTCGTTTTTGCTCAATACCCTCGCGGCAGGCGGGGGAGGCTTTATGGGTCTTGGGGTCAGCGGGCAGATTTCAATTATTCCGGTCTGGCTGGCCTTGGGAGCTTTGGTGTTCTCAACAATGGTAGGTCTGATCTCCGGCTTTTCTCCCGCAAACCGTGCTGTCAAAATCAGCGCTCTAACCGCAATTCGTCAGGAATAA